Proteins from one Salaquimonas pukyongi genomic window:
- the ftsY gene encoding signal recognition particle-docking protein FtsY gives MTEEKKPGLLKRIFSFGFGRKKADDEAPDADAAAEAEAAEAAKLAEAAEKAKAKAGKEAASKKKAEEAALKKAEAADKAAAEKQAKAEAEKKAKEEKAATDKAAKAEKAAKEKVAKERAAAEKKAAAEKAKTQKAQKAARAKAGKEAAERKAAEEAEAAEEAARLEAEQAALAAAAKKAAEESLEDAEDDAASGPGPDEGLDEEPDEGDAEFDAAGDPDLEPAFDEDGVVAPPPEALEIEDSKITLTERKAKKEPEPEPEEDEQQARRESWLKRLSKGLSRSSNQLKENISQVFTNRKLDDDTLQDLEDILIQADLGVETAMNITDALSAQKFGKTVTDEEVREIMADEIEKILDPVAVDLDLDLEHQPHVILVVGVNGSGKTTTIGKLASKLYDAGFSTTLVAGDTFRAAAIEQLKIWGERTMSPVLSRPLGSDAAGLAFDAWAETRKERRDVMLMDTAGRLQNKTELMAELEKIVRVLKKQDPSAPHTVLLTLDATTGQNALNQVEIFKDIAGVNGLVMTKLDGTARGGILVAISAKHKLPVYFVGVGEQVEDLEPFEAREFARSIAGLPREDEA, from the coding sequence ATGACGGAAGAAAAAAAGCCCGGCCTTTTAAAGCGTATCTTCTCCTTCGGCTTTGGCCGCAAGAAGGCGGACGACGAAGCGCCCGATGCAGATGCCGCGGCGGAGGCGGAAGCTGCCGAAGCTGCGAAGCTTGCTGAGGCTGCGGAGAAAGCAAAGGCAAAAGCCGGGAAAGAGGCCGCCTCAAAGAAAAAGGCAGAAGAAGCTGCGCTCAAGAAAGCGGAAGCTGCCGACAAAGCTGCTGCCGAAAAACAGGCCAAGGCGGAAGCTGAAAAAAAGGCAAAAGAGGAAAAGGCCGCCACTGACAAGGCGGCGAAAGCTGAAAAGGCTGCAAAGGAAAAAGTAGCAAAGGAACGCGCTGCCGCCGAGAAGAAGGCTGCAGCTGAAAAGGCCAAAACCCAGAAGGCGCAAAAGGCCGCCAGGGCGAAAGCCGGGAAAGAAGCTGCTGAAAGGAAGGCAGCCGAGGAAGCTGAAGCTGCAGAGGAGGCTGCAAGGCTTGAAGCAGAACAGGCAGCCCTCGCCGCTGCTGCAAAAAAGGCCGCCGAAGAAAGCCTGGAAGACGCAGAGGATGATGCCGCTTCCGGGCCCGGGCCCGATGAGGGCCTGGATGAAGAGCCGGATGAAGGCGATGCGGAGTTCGATGCGGCAGGCGATCCCGATCTTGAGCCTGCTTTTGACGAGGACGGGGTTGTTGCACCGCCGCCCGAAGCGCTTGAGATCGAGGACAGCAAGATCACGCTCACCGAGCGCAAGGCAAAAAAAGAGCCTGAGCCCGAACCGGAGGAAGACGAACAGCAAGCGCGCCGCGAAAGCTGGCTGAAGCGCCTCTCCAAGGGCTTGTCGCGCTCTTCAAACCAGCTGAAGGAGAACATCTCCCAGGTCTTCACCAACCGCAAGCTGGACGATGACACGCTACAGGATCTCGAGGACATTCTAATTCAGGCCGATCTGGGCGTTGAAACGGCGATGAACATTACCGATGCGCTTTCGGCGCAGAAATTCGGCAAGACCGTCACCGATGAAGAGGTTCGCGAGATCATGGCCGACGAAATCGAGAAAATCCTCGATCCGGTCGCCGTCGATCTCGATCTGGACCTCGAACACCAGCCGCATGTCATTCTCGTCGTCGGCGTCAATGGTTCCGGCAAGACGACGACGATCGGCAAGCTGGCATCAAAGCTTTATGATGCCGGTTTTTCGACCACGCTGGTTGCAGGCGATACCTTCAGGGCTGCCGCCATCGAGCAGTTGAAGATATGGGGCGAGCGCACCATGTCTCCGGTGTTGTCACGGCCGCTCGGGTCGGATGCTGCCGGTCTTGCCTTCGATGCCTGGGCGGAAACCCGCAAGGAACGGCGCGACGTCATGCTGATGGATACCGCCGGCCGGCTGCAGAACAAGACCGAACTGATGGCGGAACTGGAAAAGATCGTTCGCGTGCTGAAGAAGCAGGACCCGTCCGCGCCCCATACCGTGTTGCTGACGCTCGATGCCACCACCGGCCAGAATGCGCTTAACCAGGTGGAAATCTTCAAGGATATTGCCGGTGTCAACGGTCTTGTCATGACCAAACTCGATGGAACCGCGCGCGGCGGCATTCTGGTGGCGATATCGGCCAAGCACAAATTGCCGGTCTATTTTGTCGGCGTCGGTGAGCAGGTCGAGGATCTGGAACCCTTCGAGGCGCGGGAATTTGCCCGGTCGATTGCCGGCCTGCCGCGTGAAGATGAAGCATAG
- the mtaB gene encoding tRNA (N(6)-L-threonylcarbamoyladenosine(37)-C(2))-methylthiotransferase MtaB, whose amino-acid sequence MAIRTLTFGCRLNAYETEVMRKKAQDAGLHALEEDAILVNTCAVTAEAVRQAKQAIRKARRENPNARIIVSGCAAQTEPETFAEMVEPDLVLGNEEKLKSQPYRALPDFGVNDFEKVRVNDIMEVRETASHMVQAVEGHTRAFVQVQNGCDHRCTFCIIPYGRGNSRSVPAGEVVEQVKQLVANGYREVVLTGVDTTSWGADLPGSPKLGRLVQAVLKQVPDLVRLRLSSIDSIEVDEALMEAIAGEARFMPHLHLSLQHGSDLILKRMKRRHLRDDSIKFCETVRKLRPEIAFGADLMAGFPTETDAMFEETLSLIDACGLDFVHVFPFSPRNGTPAAKMPQLPREAIRERARILRQKADEALSAHLAGFAGTRASILLEQGGKGRLPQFTLAMLDQVAGHEPGSFIPVEITGTTGTMLLARIAEASGREAAA is encoded by the coding sequence ATGGCCATCAGGACGCTCACATTCGGATGCAGGCTGAATGCCTACGAAACCGAAGTCATGCGCAAAAAAGCGCAGGACGCCGGTCTTCATGCGCTTGAGGAAGACGCCATCCTGGTCAACACCTGTGCGGTGACGGCGGAAGCCGTGCGCCAGGCAAAGCAGGCGATCCGCAAGGCAAGGCGCGAAAACCCCAATGCGCGGATCATCGTCTCGGGATGCGCGGCGCAGACGGAGCCGGAAACCTTTGCGGAAATGGTGGAACCCGATCTTGTTCTCGGCAATGAGGAGAAGCTGAAAAGCCAGCCCTACCGCGCCCTGCCGGACTTCGGTGTCAACGATTTCGAGAAAGTTCGCGTCAACGACATCATGGAGGTGCGCGAGACGGCCTCGCACATGGTGCAGGCGGTGGAGGGCCATACCCGCGCCTTTGTGCAGGTGCAGAACGGATGCGATCATCGCTGTACCTTCTGCATCATTCCCTATGGCCGGGGCAATTCCCGGTCGGTGCCCGCGGGCGAAGTGGTCGAGCAGGTAAAACAGCTGGTGGCAAACGGCTATCGCGAAGTGGTGCTGACCGGCGTCGACACCACGTCCTGGGGTGCGGACCTGCCTGGCAGTCCGAAACTTGGCCGGCTTGTTCAGGCGGTACTGAAACAGGTTCCCGATCTGGTACGGCTGCGGCTTTCCTCCATCGATTCCATCGAAGTGGACGAAGCGCTGATGGAGGCCATTGCCGGCGAAGCCCGTTTCATGCCGCATCTGCATCTGTCCCTGCAGCATGGCAGCGATTTGATCTTGAAACGCATGAAGCGGCGTCACTTGAGAGACGATTCGATCAAGTTCTGCGAGACAGTGCGCAAGCTTCGGCCGGAGATTGCCTTCGGTGCAGATCTGATGGCCGGCTTTCCCACGGAAACGGACGCCATGTTCGAAGAAACGCTGTCGCTGATCGATGCCTGCGGGCTGGATTTCGTGCATGTTTTCCCGTTTTCGCCAAGAAACGGAACCCCGGCGGCAAAAATGCCGCAACTGCCGCGTGAGGCAATCCGCGAGCGGGCACGCATTTTGCGCCAGAAAGCCGATGAAGCGCTCTCTGCGCATCTTGCAGGGTTTGCCGGTACACGCGCTAGCATTTTGCTGGAGCAGGGCGGCAAGGGCCGGTTGCCGCAATTCACACTGGCAATGCTGGATCAGGTGGCGGGCCACGAACCCGGCAGCTTCATTCCGGTGGAAATCACCGGGACTACCGGCACCATGCTTTTGGCCAGAATTGCGGAAGCTTCCGGGCGTGAAGCTGCGGCATAG
- a CDS encoding SH3 domain-containing protein, with protein sequence MKLHDRNNRRRWLSPLLASAGILAALTGISAASPVADFTCKVLAHPALQRDGYLLGENIYFLGERVGLVGYAEPAEQLPQVVSGSGMQFSNGTITFAAKGNEGFLQLNDGTTFPCVANASASAGSGDGAGAYRIARSLFGSIVRDGDSPSARELDRIPLGDPIEIISETGSFYDGWQWIRIRYSEGLEGYVWGGTICTTGGPAITGVHASCN encoded by the coding sequence ATGAAACTGCATGATCGGAACAACCGCCGCAGATGGCTCTCCCCCCTGCTGGCATCTGCAGGCATTCTTGCCGCCCTTACCGGCATAAGCGCCGCATCCCCCGTTGCCGATTTCACCTGCAAGGTGCTTGCCCATCCCGCCCTGCAGCGCGATGGCTATCTGCTCGGCGAAAACATCTACTTTCTGGGAGAGCGTGTCGGCCTGGTCGGCTATGCCGAACCTGCAGAACAACTGCCCCAGGTGGTCTCCGGCTCCGGCATGCAGTTTTCCAACGGAACCATCACATTTGCCGCCAAGGGCAATGAAGGCTTCCTGCAGTTGAACGACGGCACCACCTTCCCCTGTGTGGCAAACGCTTCGGCCAGCGCCGGCAGCGGTGATGGCGCCGGCGCATACCGCATAGCCCGGTCGCTTTTCGGTTCCATTGTCCGCGACGGTGATTCCCCTTCTGCGCGCGAACTTGACCGCATTCCCCTGGGGGACCCCATCGAGATCATCTCTGAAACCGGCAGTTTTTACGATGGCTGGCAGTGGATACGCATCCGCTATTCGGAAGGGCTGGAAGGCTATGTTTGGGGCGGCACGATCTGCACGACAGGCGGCCCGGCAATCACCGGCGTGCACGCAAGCTGCAACTGA
- the dapF gene encoding diaminopimelate epimerase: MASDVPFCKMNGAGNAIVVADMRGRADYLAPQAAIALNESVPFDQLMEVRTPKGAGFDAGLLIHNSDGSEAGACGNGMRCVVSCLNRGEAKSEWLFRTRAGMLPATVNDDGTISVDMGMPHFGWEDIPLAEAFADTTRIELQIGPIDAPVLHSPSVASMGNPHAIFWVENDPESYDLERFGPLLENHPIFPERANITLAQVVSPEHIVIRTWERGAGLTLACGSAACATLVCAVRKELAARKAKITPPSRKHLTVEWKEDNRVLMTGPAEFEFSGRLDPQTGAAVIDP; this comes from the coding sequence ATGGCGAGCGATGTACCTTTTTGCAAGATGAACGGCGCAGGCAATGCAATCGTCGTTGCCGACATGCGCGGGCGTGCGGATTACCTGGCGCCGCAAGCGGCAATTGCACTCAATGAAAGCGTGCCGTTCGACCAGTTGATGGAAGTGCGTACTCCGAAAGGCGCGGGGTTTGACGCCGGTCTGCTGATCCACAACTCCGATGGCAGCGAGGCGGGCGCCTGCGGCAACGGCATGCGCTGCGTCGTTTCCTGTCTCAACAGGGGGGAAGCAAAATCCGAGTGGCTGTTTCGCACCCGGGCAGGCATGCTGCCGGCCACGGTCAACGATGATGGCACGATTTCCGTCGACATGGGCATGCCGCATTTCGGCTGGGAGGACATTCCGCTGGCCGAAGCATTTGCCGATACCACCCGGATCGAACTGCAGATAGGGCCGATCGATGCGCCTGTGCTGCATTCGCCCAGCGTTGCCAGCATGGGCAATCCCCATGCGATTTTCTGGGTGGAGAACGATCCGGAAAGCTATGATCTGGAGCGTTTTGGTCCGTTGCTGGAAAACCATCCGATCTTTCCCGAGCGTGCCAACATCACCCTGGCGCAGGTGGTTTCGCCCGAACACATCGTGATCCGTACCTGGGAACGCGGAGCCGGGCTGACGCTTGCCTGCGGGTCAGCGGCCTGTGCAACGCTGGTCTGTGCGGTGCGCAAGGAGCTTGCCGCACGCAAGGCAAAGATCACCCCGCCAAGCAGAAAGCACCTGACGGTCGAATGGAAAGAAGACAACCGGGTGCTGATGACCGGGCCCGCCGAATTCGAGTTTTCCGGCAGGCTCGATCCGCAAACCGGGGCGGCTGTCATTGATCCGTGA
- a CDS encoding DUF1328 family protein, with protein sequence MLEWILILLVVAAIASLFGLNRVSGIALTGARLLIVVALVLFLLMLLGVFAIG encoded by the coding sequence ATGCTTGAATGGATTCTAATTCTGCTGGTGGTCGCAGCCATCGCCAGCCTGTTCGGCCTCAACCGGGTATCGGGCATTGCGCTGACCGGTGCAAGGCTTCTCATCGTCGTCGCGCTTGTGTTGTTCCTGCTCATGCTGCTGGGCGTATTTGCGATCGGGTAA
- a CDS encoding MBL fold metallo-hydrolase: MSRRKKPSRTGAAASSAFSAMWWSLRPFSKNPFYRGPVSDHFDGKRFYNEGGTPPGTFKDLVRWKLQGERTKWPARYDSPFERDVPPQRVAADTARVTHVGHASFLIQTNGLNFLTDPVWAERASPLGFAGPKRVNPPGIDFDALPPIDAVLLTHSHYDHMDLPTLAELVEKHDPLIITPLGNDAIIQKTVPEARTATGDWSDTARLSNDTVVHFEPCHHWGARGLRDVQMTLWCAFSLETPGLKIHHVGDTAFHKGAHFRAAAQKHGGFDLAILPIGAYEPRWFMKAQHINPQEAVEGFRLLGAKRAIGHHWGTFQLTDEPVSEPKEKLAEALAEAGIQADRFEAAHPGQVFILPPPKAN; the protein is encoded by the coding sequence ATGAGCAGGCGGAAAAAGCCGAGCAGAACCGGTGCCGCAGCATCCTCCGCTTTTTCCGCGATGTGGTGGAGCCTGCGGCCGTTCAGCAAAAACCCTTTTTATCGCGGTCCCGTGTCCGATCATTTTGACGGCAAGCGGTTCTACAATGAGGGCGGCACGCCGCCGGGAACGTTCAAGGATCTTGTGCGCTGGAAATTGCAAGGCGAACGCACCAAGTGGCCGGCGCGTTATGACAGCCCGTTTGAAAGGGATGTGCCACCGCAGCGGGTTGCTGCGGACACCGCCCGGGTTACCCATGTGGGCCATGCAAGTTTCCTGATACAGACCAACGGGCTCAATTTTCTCACCGATCCGGTATGGGCAGAGCGGGCCAGCCCGCTGGGATTTGCCGGCCCCAAGCGGGTCAATCCGCCGGGAATAGATTTCGATGCCCTGCCGCCGATCGATGCCGTTCTCTTGACCCATTCCCACTACGATCACATGGACCTGCCGACCCTTGCAGAGTTGGTGGAAAAACATGATCCGCTGATCATCACACCGCTCGGAAATGATGCAATCATCCAAAAGACGGTTCCGGAGGCCCGCACGGCAACCGGAGACTGGTCGGATACTGCCCGGCTTTCCAACGATACCGTGGTTCATTTCGAACCGTGCCACCACTGGGGCGCGAGGGGGCTTCGCGATGTGCAGATGACACTGTGGTGCGCCTTTTCGCTCGAAACCCCGGGGCTGAAAATCCATCATGTGGGCGATACTGCCTTCCATAAGGGCGCCCACTTCCGTGCTGCGGCGCAAAAACATGGCGGTTTCGACCTCGCCATCCTGCCCATCGGGGCCTATGAGCCGCGCTGGTTCATGAAGGCCCAGCACATCAACCCGCAAGAGGCGGTGGAAGGATTCAGGCTGCTGGGGGCAAAGCGTGCCATCGGCCATCACTGGGGGACTTTCCAGTTGACCGACGAGCCGGTGAGCGAGCCGAAGGAGAAGCTTGCCGAAGCGCTGGCAGAAGCTGGAATTCAGGCGGACCGATTTGAGGCGGCTCATCCGGGGCAGGTGTTTATCCTCCCGCCGCCAAAGGCAAATTGA
- a CDS encoding cupin-like domain-containing protein, whose translation MRDITTGNIIADWKPEYAGMFGKETLKLKHTLHQSEWFSDERLANLIEKAERSHYHVNTRSSGPDGKKRRREGEFGGLSGMEVLQAVRKGDIWINLRAPQLADPAYGDMLHDMYAEFETRVPGLETFKHKTTILISSPNVYVPFHSDVPGQMLWQVRGTKRVWLYPAEEPFVTRNAIEKLILGELHETDMPYDETLDEKAFVTDLQPGDMLHWPLNWPHRVENHDCLNVSVTTEHFTREIRTSYAVNYANGLLRKAGIANPRKQTGGLAATAKTALAGAVKFSGLRRQAHKPYTIDFVVDPSGKAGIRDIDPYELRL comes from the coding sequence ATGCGAGACATTACCACCGGAAACATCATCGCCGACTGGAAGCCGGAATATGCGGGCATGTTCGGCAAGGAAACGCTGAAGCTCAAGCACACGCTGCATCAGTCGGAATGGTTCAGCGATGAGCGCCTGGCGAACCTGATCGAAAAGGCTGAACGCAGCCATTATCATGTCAATACCCGTTCTTCGGGACCCGATGGAAAGAAACGCCGCCGCGAAGGCGAATTCGGCGGCCTGTCCGGCATGGAGGTACTGCAGGCTGTCCGCAAGGGCGATATCTGGATCAATCTGCGGGCACCGCAACTGGCGGACCCGGCCTATGGAGACATGCTGCATGACATGTATGCGGAGTTCGAGACCCGCGTGCCCGGCCTTGAAACCTTCAAGCACAAGACCACCATTCTGATTTCCTCGCCCAACGTCTACGTTCCCTTTCACTCCGACGTACCGGGCCAGATGCTGTGGCAGGTCCGCGGCACAAAGCGTGTCTGGCTGTATCCGGCCGAAGAGCCGTTTGTCACCCGCAACGCCATCGAGAAACTCATTCTCGGCGAGTTGCATGAAACCGACATGCCGTATGACGAAACCCTTGATGAAAAGGCTTTCGTGACCGACCTTCAGCCCGGCGACATGCTGCACTGGCCGCTCAACTGGCCGCATCGGGTGGAAAACCATGATTGCCTGAACGTTTCGGTGACCACAGAGCACTTCACAAGGGAAATCCGCACGTCCTATGCCGTCAACTATGCCAATGGCCTGTTGCGAAAGGCCGGCATTGCCAACCCGCGCAAACAGACCGGTGGCCTCGCCGCCACCGCCAAGACGGCGCTTGCCGGTGCGGTAAAATTCTCAGGCCTGCGCAGACAGGCTCATAAACCCTACACCATCGACTTTGTTGTCGACCCCAGTGGCAAGGCCGGCATACGCGACATCGACCCATACGAACTGCGCCTGTAA
- a CDS encoding GNAT family N-acetyltransferase, which yields MTPQEAVRTTLQLPDTVNLDETFETAFTGSKARAGPFQSGAGVDIICDPAEILALGEEWEALEASCPDTVFFQSFAWCRNFLEFSRGKPGFAPRVITFRKSRPDGSARLAGILPLALQTKGRMKVLTGFAEPFQQYTDMLLDPQSRAEDFAPFLLEALRKTGADYVHFGQVREDSALAQLSNSKLLPMGEKEGAPYVRLSAFGSHAAYIKTVRAKTRKNLRNAKNRLERSAPVTHEVAEDGPLLREVIERAYEGREAWLARIGLTSRAFQDTDFEAFLKRFADCTAPGGGAIRTIAMSLKHGDQPLSDQWGFVYRGRYYAFMANWNPAYEASSPGRLHLGEVIKTCFDKGFKTADFLIPASSYKLNWTDDVTQVCDLIVPLTGKGSLYTRLWLGFIRPHAKRIFFRLPTGLRQLVMKKIAPNA from the coding sequence ATGACCCCACAAGAAGCGGTAAGAACAACGTTGCAGCTGCCAGACACCGTCAACCTCGATGAGACATTTGAAACGGCGTTCACCGGCTCTAAGGCCAGAGCCGGACCTTTCCAGTCTGGCGCCGGTGTCGACATCATCTGCGATCCCGCTGAAATTCTCGCCCTGGGCGAGGAATGGGAAGCGCTGGAGGCAAGCTGCCCCGACACGGTTTTCTTTCAGTCCTTTGCATGGTGCCGCAATTTCCTGGAGTTTTCCCGCGGCAAACCAGGCTTCGCACCGCGTGTCATCACCTTCCGCAAATCCCGGCCCGATGGCTCTGCCAGACTTGCCGGCATTCTGCCGCTCGCCCTGCAAACCAAAGGCCGGATGAAGGTACTGACGGGTTTTGCCGAACCCTTCCAGCAATATACCGACATGCTGCTCGACCCGCAGAGCAGAGCGGAGGATTTTGCTCCATTCCTGCTTGAGGCATTGAGAAAGACCGGTGCCGACTATGTCCATTTCGGTCAGGTTCGCGAGGACAGCGCACTGGCCCAATTGTCGAACAGCAAGCTGCTGCCAATGGGCGAAAAGGAGGGCGCGCCTTATGTTCGCCTTTCGGCATTCGGCAGCCATGCTGCCTACATCAAAACCGTGCGTGCCAAAACCCGCAAGAACCTGCGCAACGCGAAAAACCGCCTGGAGCGCAGCGCACCGGTTACCCATGAAGTGGCGGAAGACGGTCCGCTTCTCCGCGAAGTCATCGAGCGGGCCTATGAGGGACGCGAAGCCTGGCTGGCACGCATCGGACTTACCTCACGCGCCTTTCAGGACACGGACTTCGAGGCGTTTCTGAAACGCTTCGCCGACTGCACTGCACCAGGCGGCGGCGCCATCCGCACCATCGCCATGTCCTTGAAGCACGGCGACCAGCCGCTTTCCGATCAGTGGGGTTTTGTCTATCGCGGGCGCTACTATGCCTTCATGGCCAACTGGAATCCGGCCTACGAAGCCTCGAGCCCCGGCAGGCTGCATCTTGGTGAGGTCATCAAGACCTGCTTCGACAAGGGTTTTAAAACAGCCGATTTTCTCATTCCCGCCTCCAGCTACAAGCTGAACTGGACAGACGACGTCACCCAGGTCTGCGACCTCATCGTGCCGCTGACCGGAAAGGGCAGTCTTTACACCCGTTTGTGGCTCGGTTTCATCCGGCCGCATGCAAAACGGATATTTTTCCGCCTGCCCACCGGTCTGCGCCAGCTTGTGATGAAGAAGATTGCCCCGAACGCCTAG
- a CDS encoding host attachment family protein, protein MGDIRLPRDGWIVVADGEKALFLRNEGDAKFPNLAVFREMEQENPPTREQAANRPGRFNDGPSAHKSAVADTDWHEFEKTRFAREIAAKLYELAHKGKFSALVLAAPPKILGELRDEMHQEVAHCVIGEVDKTLTNHPVHEIEKLLLATG, encoded by the coding sequence ATGGGAGACATCAGATTGCCCCGCGACGGCTGGATTGTCGTTGCCGACGGCGAAAAAGCCCTGTTCCTTCGCAATGAAGGCGATGCAAAATTTCCCAATCTGGCCGTGTTCCGGGAAATGGAGCAGGAAAATCCGCCAACGCGGGAACAGGCGGCCAACCGGCCCGGCCGGTTCAATGACGGTCCCAGCGCCCACAAGAGCGCGGTGGCCGATACCGACTGGCACGAATTCGAGAAGACCCGGTTTGCCCGCGAAATCGCCGCCAAGCTTTATGAACTGGCGCACAAAGGCAAATTCAGCGCGCTGGTGCTGGCGGCACCACCGAAGATACTTGGCGAATTGCGCGATGAAATGCACCAGGAAGTCGCCCATTGCGTCATCGGCGAGGTGGACAAGACCCTGACCAACCATCCCGTGCACGAGATCGAGAAGCTGTTGCTGGCAACCGGCTAG
- a CDS encoding DUF992 domain-containing protein gives MKFPVATKAISAAALALSLTLAASPATAQEGGVELGQLNCEVAGGAGFVFGSTKNISCTFTHADGSFPDEVYAGTIQKFGIDIGVTGEQVILWTVVAAQDNVYQPGALEGTYSGATASAAFVAGLGANVLLGGSEDSFALQPVSVSAGTGVNLAVGLAQITLERMQ, from the coding sequence ATGAAGTTTCCCGTAGCGACGAAAGCAATTTCTGCTGCCGCTCTTGCCCTTTCGCTCACCCTGGCAGCATCGCCTGCCACAGCGCAGGAAGGCGGTGTCGAGCTTGGCCAGCTAAATTGTGAGGTGGCCGGTGGCGCCGGTTTCGTTTTCGGCTCCACCAAGAACATTTCCTGCACTTTTACCCATGCCGATGGCTCGTTTCCCGACGAAGTCTATGCCGGCACGATCCAGAAATTCGGCATCGACATTGGCGTCACCGGTGAACAGGTGATCCTGTGGACCGTGGTTGCAGCCCAGGACAACGTCTATCAACCCGGCGCGCTGGAAGGTACCTATTCGGGTGCAACGGCGTCCGCTGCCTTCGTTGCGGGGCTTGGCGCCAATGTGCTGCTGGGCGGATCAGAGGATTCCTTTGCCCTGCAGCCGGTCAGCGTTTCCGCAGGCACGGGTGTCAATCTGGCCGTTGGCCTTGCCCAGATCACCCTTGAGCGCATGCAGTAA
- the ffh gene encoding signal recognition particle protein yields MFQSLSDRLSGIFEGLTKRGALSEKDVSAALREVRRALIEADVALEVVRDFTDRIREKAVGAEVVQSVTPGQMVVKIVHDELVEMLGSDAEPISLAAAPPVTIMMVGLQGSGKTTTSAKIAKRLTEKSRKKVLMASLDVRRPAAQEQLRQLGEQTSVETLPIVEGQQPVEITRRAQQAAKLGGYDVLILDTAGRTHIDEPLMVEMADIRKEADPHEILLVADALTGQDAVNLAKSFDDRVGITGLVLTRVDGDGRGGAALSMRAVTGKPIKLIGTGEKMDALEDFHPARIADRILGMGDIVSLVEKAAETIDQEKAAAMAKRMQKGEFDLNDLSEQLGQMQNLGGMGGIMNLLPGIGKMKKQIEEAGIDDSIFKKQQAMISSMTRAERKSPKLLNMKRKQRVAAGSGTSVQEINKLLKMHQQMAGMMKKMSKQKGGLLGGMGGGMMQKMMGGAGGMPGLPGGMGGGGMPGGMGDLANMDPKELERMAQQMGVKLPKGLPGKK; encoded by the coding sequence GTGTTTCAATCGCTGTCGGACCGCTTAAGCGGCATTTTCGAAGGCCTTACCAAGCGCGGCGCGCTGTCGGAAAAAGACGTCTCCGCAGCCTTGCGCGAGGTGCGCCGTGCGCTGATCGAGGCCGATGTAGCGCTCGAAGTGGTGCGCGACTTCACCGACCGTATCCGTGAAAAGGCCGTTGGCGCCGAAGTTGTCCAGTCCGTCACCCCCGGCCAGATGGTCGTCAAGATCGTCCATGACGAACTGGTCGAAATGCTGGGCTCCGACGCCGAGCCGATTTCCCTGGCAGCCGCCCCGCCGGTCACCATCATGATGGTCGGCCTTCAGGGCTCCGGTAAAACCACCACCTCGGCCAAGATCGCCAAACGGCTGACGGAAAAGAGCCGCAAGAAAGTGCTGATGGCCTCGCTCGACGTGCGCCGTCCCGCTGCCCAGGAGCAATTGCGCCAGCTTGGCGAACAGACCAGCGTTGAAACCCTGCCCATCGTCGAGGGCCAGCAGCCCGTGGAGATCACCCGGCGCGCCCAGCAGGCTGCCAAGCTTGGCGGCTATGACGTTCTCATTCTCGATACCGCCGGACGCACCCATATCGACGAGCCGCTGATGGTCGAGATGGCCGATATCCGCAAGGAGGCCGATCCGCACGAAATCCTGCTCGTTGCCGATGCCCTGACCGGTCAGGACGCCGTCAACCTGGCAAAGAGCTTTGACGACCGTGTCGGCATTACCGGCCTGGTGCTGACCCGCGTCGATGGCGACGGGCGCGGTGGCGCAGCCCTTTCCATGCGGGCAGTCACCGGCAAGCCGATCAAGCTGATCGGCACCGGCGAGAAGATGGACGCACTGGAAGACTTTCATCCCGCGCGTATCGCCGACCGCATTCTTGGCATGGGCGACATCGTCTCGCTGGTCGAAAAGGCCGCCGAGACCATCGACCAGGAAAAAGCCGCCGCAATGGCCAAGCGCATGCAGAAAGGGGAGTTCGACCTGAACGACCTTTCAGAGCAGCTTGGCCAGATGCAGAATCTTGGCGGCATGGGCGGCATCATGAACCTGCTGCCGGGCATCGGCAAAATGAAAAAACAGATCGAGGAAGCCGGCATCGACGACTCGATCTTCAAGAAGCAGCAGGCAATGATCTCCTCGATGACACGGGCCGAACGCAAAAGTCCGAAACTGCTCAACATGAAACGCAAGCAGCGTGTCGCCGCCGGTTCCGGCACGAGCGTCCAGGAGATCAACAAGCTGCTGAAAATGCATCAGCAGATGGCCGGCATGATGAAGAAGATGTCGAAGCAGAAGGGCGGCCTGCTCGGCGGAATGGGCGGCGGCATGATGCAGAAAATGATGGGCGGCGCAGGCGGCATGCCGGGACTTCCCGGCGGCATGGGTGGCGGCGGCATGCCCGGTGGCATGGGCGATCTCGCCAACATGGACCCCAAGGAGCTTGAACGCATGGCCCAGCAGATGGGCGTCAAACTGCCCAAAGGCCTGCCGGGGAAAAAATAA